The sequence ACACTTTTTATGTAAATCTTTTAAAATATATAGAATTGAAAAATTTAAGTCGTTCGAATAATAAATTATATTTAAATTATTTAAAACTACTGACATCATCATCTATCATTTTGAGTAAGATTATCAATATTTACGCGGACTAAATCATAGATCATGAAGGTTATTGTTGTATTTTCTAAATTTCGACTTAAATAAATGAAGAACTAGTATGTGTCTAGTTCAATAGATAAGGACCAACCGGTCCAGCCTTATTTTGGACTAAACCTATTTCCCCCTTATTAGTTTATTATGATATTGGGCTAATTCAACTTAATACCCAGACTATCCTACTAATGAGCTAATCCttattttttactttatttttcagtGGCCAGCTTTTTAAGGGCAATTCAAAATGGTCAAAAAGCGCGTATGCGAAATTTTGCGCCTACGAATTTTAGGTTGAAAAATCCGAAAAATTGGACATGACAATAGCTTTCACTTCTTTCAAATGGCCAAAATCAGTTTTGATGGGTCTTGGGTAGCCTCCTATTCTCCTGCACCGTGCATCATTAATTGATAGTATTACCTATAAGGTTTGACATTACACGGTCACAGCACACCATGGAAAGAGAACTCATCCAACCTTTGGCTTCAACGACTGTGGCTATCTATCCACCTACTCACCAATAACAACCATATTTATTTAAGGATGTCCGctaaaaagacaaagagatgacgGATTTGACACGTGAGACATCCCTATGTGTTAGCAAACGAAAATGATTAGTATACCGCGGGAGAATCCAGCAAGAATCACCGAGTGAGACAGTGATGGGCCCACTGCAGCCTTTACTCTCCTGATGCTCGGAGCATTCCTACTCTCAGCCGTTGGATCCTCCCACGGTATTTACCCCGGTGTTTTTTTTGTGTCAACCTAGCACTACTCGTTAGCAAATCGAGTGTTGGAAACCACGTGGCCCTGCGACTCCATATAATTTAAAAACAAATACTGCCACACTTGATTCACAATAAGATTGAGGGTACGTTTGGTTTCTACTAGTACTATTTATTACCATACCCAGGTAAAACTCCATTTCCACGCAGTTTCTTTCGTTTgttgaaaaataaaaactttaaccACAAACGAATGAGAGAAAAAACCTTCCCTTGATTCACCAAAACGAAACGAAACGAAACTTagaacttctatttttatttttcattttttttctctctcttctcacATGAATTCGATTTTTAAGAGATTGTTCAAAGCGAAACCTAATTTGCTACCAACATCCTCAGGTGGGGATACTCAACaaccacaagaagaagaagacgaggaggaggaggaagaacaaGAAACAGCTGGTaagtctgaaaccctaattttatgatTTCCGTTTTTATCTGTGTATCTCATtatatattttttcctttttaagtgATTTTTTTTTCGTGCTATATTTGTAAAGataaaaggaaaataattttAGGATTTATAAACCCTAAgtattttggtttttgttttttcggGTAGAGACGAAGATTTCTGTTGAAAATAATAGGATCGCCGAAGGGGTTAAATTATTTGATGTAGTAGCACCAATGGGTGGTGAAGGAAGTACAATTTCGGGTTCTGGTGGAGTTACTAGGGTTAGTGTTTCAGGGGAAGATATTTCATTAGTGGTTCAAGTTcagggttctgctgctgctgctgctgcttctacGACAACTACTACTAGTACTGTAATTCAAGAATCTGTGATCCAGGAGATTCCAAATACTAGTAGTGAAGTTGGGGAAAGAAAGAATGACCGGCTTCTTGTTTCTCAACCACAGGTGTTGGAGCATCAAAAGAGtggttttgttaatgaggaaggTGGAGGAAAGAAAGAGGATTTGAGTGCTGGGGGTGTAGAAAAGGGGAAACAAATTGAGCTAGTGCAAGATAATGTGTTTTCAGTGGGTGATTTTGTATGGGCTAAAGTAAAGAATCAACATTGGTGGCCTGGTCAAATCTACAATCCTTTAGATGCGTCAAGTTTTGCGTTGAAGAATCAAGAAAAGGATCATCTTTTGGTTGCATACTTTGGGGATCAAAGTTACACTTGGTGTAAACCATCTGAACTGAAACCGTTTGAAGAGAATTTTGATCAGATAATAATGCAAACTAAAGCGAAGAAATTTCGTAACGCTGTCAAGGAAGTGTTGAACGAGATTGGTAGAATTGTGGAATCACAGATGACTTGTTCTTGTATTCCAATGGAAGCTCAGATTGGAATAGTTAAACCATTAGCTGTGAACCCAGGAATAAAGGGTGGAGTCGTTGTGCCGGACTGTCGAATTAATGAGTTTTCAAAAATGCATTTCGAGCCTGCCAAGTTTGTTTCAATTCTTAGGTACATTGCAGAAATAGTAGTTTCTCCAACCAGTATGCTCGAACTTATAGTGTTTCGGAGACAGCTGGCGGCATTTAATCGGTCAAGGAGTTGCGGCCAAGTACCTATGAACCAACTAATCCCAGAAGAGAATGCTAGAAGTGAGGTGACCAGCAAAAGCCGCCAGTCTAATGGGCAAACAGGAGACCCTGAAGAAGACTGGCTTGCTGCTCCAACAATCCGCGGAATTAGCCAAACCTCGAAAGAGAACTGGTCACAGATTTCAGGGAACAAGTCGCAccagaagaaaaaacaaagaacaatggTCGACATCATGGCGAATGACATGGATGTTGAACCTGAGAAAGGTGAGACTGATGCTGCTGAAGAAGTAGATACAGGAAAATCAGTTTTGACGTCCaggaagagaaagaaagatgagGTTGAATCTGACAGTAACATTGCTGATGGTGATTTAGGTAGTCGAAATTCGGTTTCTGAAATGGTAGAGAATAAAGACACGAATGAAGGAACTGCTGATGGTGAAGGAAGTAATGCTAAACATTTTTCAAGGGAAAGGAAGAAGAGCAAGTACTTGTCTCCTCCATACACAAATTTAGGCAAAGGAAGTAAACAATGGTCTCATTCAGAAGATTCAGTAACTGAAACCCCAAAGGGTTCCAAAGGTTCCCGTGTAGGGAGGAGAATGAAAAAGGCCATAGACCAACTTTTTGGGTCTAGTCCACTTGTTAAGTGTAGCAGTGAAACATTCCACAAGGCTCCACCCGATGTGTCTTTCGATTCCATGATATCTGAGCAGAAAAAGATTGTTTCCGAACAGAAGTCAGATGAGATGTTTTATGAGTTTGTCACTGCAGCTTTGGATCCTATGTATCTGAAGGAAAATCCTTCTTGCAGCTTAATTAAGGGCTTCTTTTCAATTTATAGAAGTTCGTTGTATCATGACGGCTCCAATTACCTAATGTTTAATGGCGGTATGGCTGAACAGTGTGATGAGAATGGAAACCAATTAGAGGCTGACCACCAAACATCCAAGGATCCAGAACTTAAAACATTGCAAACGAAGGATGAGAGGATGTCGCAGATTCCAGATAATGATTTGAAAGAAGTCAATTTGAAGGATGAGAAAACATTGCGGAGTGCTGATAATGTGGcaatgattatcaaaagaaagTATGAGAAGAAGAAGCAGAATCCTAATAGTGATCCAAATATTGTCAGTACTAAGAATGAGAACTTGCAGAGTCCTAACGGCGAgcccttgagaatgaagaggaagtatgaaaaaaaattgaagagtCCTGATAGTGAGCCTAAGAATACAGTGGATGATAAAATGTTGCAAAGTCCTAATGGTGAAGCGATGAGAGTCAAAAGAAAGTATGAGAAAAAGTTGAAGAGCCCGAACGGCGAATTTGATCATATTGCTGGAACAGCAAATCTTCAGCCGAATCCTAGTAAAGAAGCCAATGGTCAAACCTCGGGGGcagttcttcttttgaattttgctTCAGGAGTCCCTTTGCCAACCAAAGGCGATCTAGTAAAAGAGTTCGAAAAGTTTGGGGCTCTGATTGAGTCGAAAACCGAGGTGTTACAGGATTCTAGTTCGGCCCAAGTTTTTTACAGAAGCAGCACCGACGCAGAAGCCGCCTTCACCAGTTCAGGAAAGATCACTAGATTTGGACCTCCTAACATGGTTAGTTATAGGCTCCAGTATCCCTCCACAACTTCCAAAGGGCCCGGTCTTAATGAAACCAGCTCTCATCAGCATCTTCCGGGGTTTTCTGAACAGCATAGTAACTCTCATCAGGCTACTCCAGCAAATCAAACCATGCCTGTTCCTCCTGTCGAAGTCAGAGGTCCACTGGAATTTATGAAGCACACACTTCAGATGATGACCTCAACACTGGAGATGTCTGGGGATAAGCTGTCACCAGATATGAAAGCTAAGTTAGAGTGTGAAATTAGAATCTTGTTGCAGAAGGTAACCAAAGGAGATTCATCCTCTTCCCAGTAGCTTGTTTAATCTTTCATTGTCTAAAGTAAGTAACTCAAGGGCACGAGTATGCGTTGATAGTTGGTCAGTTTAAGCATGTCATGCTGTTTTGTATTTCCCCGAAAGCGATTGATGTTGCTTATTTTCTAGTAGTAGTACAAATATTTAGAGCCCCCAGTGACCTTCTTCCAAAAGGTTTATTTCCTTTCCCTCTATTTCTGGAAACATTTATGTTTGCACTGGGTTTCTACATTGATACATATTTATTTGCGTGGTGGTGGCATAAATTAGTGATCTACTTGAATCTCGGGTCGAATTGGTTTTTAGATAGTTCATTGATGACAGGTGATGCAGCCAACAAAGTGATCATCGTTTCTTTCAGTTTATGATTGTGCAAAATGAATTTTAGTGAGATAGGCAATTGATCGGAAGGGCTCAAAGGTTAGTGCCTGCTAGAAATGTGGACCTATGTATTCTGATCAGATACTGGCCCCATACTCCTGTTTGGCGAAGTGACGTTGAGATTGAAACGCAACCACACAGGCACCAATTCATCATCGCACAGGTAGTGGTTTAAGATATTCAATTTGTACCAGCCTTTTGGAATTTGGGATTGTAAGTACACTAACATAAACTTGCAAATGAATATGCCGGTAAGTTATCCAAGTTTGGTTGCCAGAGGAGGTACAACTGCTTAGCTGGCACCCTCCTAATTTTGTTTCGGGATTACTTCTGTTAGAGAACGGCCCTTCTTGTTCTTAATTAAAAAATTTCAATACAAATTCAGCTTTTCTCAAGTCTTACCAGGTGTTTGCTTGGACGACTGAGAAATACGCTACAAACCGATGTTTGCCCAACCAGTTGATGAGTTTAGTGTGCGAGGATGATCTGCCAGACTACCACAACATCAGCTTACTAGGAGAATATATCTTATCCATTTTGCATTAGCTCATCTATGAGTCTATGACTATCTTATCCCAATGCTCCAGAGCCTTGGACCAGTGAACTTGAGCATCTTTTTTGACATGAATCCTGCGAAACCCAACCCGTATCTCAAGTTAATCGATACAAATTGCTGTTTTCTTTTCGATACAAATGTTCAATTCTAGCGTGCAAATCGGGAAGTTTTTAGTAGGCATGTCAGATCACAACTCATCAGGCGATAAATAAAAAACGAAGCGAAACACAGTTCCGCAGTTCCGAAATAGCCAGTAAAACTCATCATGGAGTCCAGGGAAAACATGACTAGACATAAGCCGAACTCCCCAACCAATTTtattcgtctttttttttttttttttttgatcagcaattttatttgtcaccataatcaggagaaataaaaaaaccaaaaattcttCTCTCCCGATACCTTCATTTCATGTTAGTGGGTGGATAGATAACTCATCCAAGTTACAGCAAAATTTGTTTGTTATGGCATTTCTTAATTTTCAATGCTTCCTGCCCATAAGATCATACATCATGCCTGGAAAACCCCGTAAGAACTTGCATATGTCACAACAGTGGATTACTTCATTCCATCACCACGACACCACCTATAGCTTTGAGTTTTTCTATAATTCCATCGGCCTCCTCCTTGGTAACTCCTTGCTTCATTATAACCGGCTTCTTCTCCACTAGTTCCTTAGCCTCCTCCAATCCTAAACTCGTCTAACCTCTTTGATAACCTTGATCTTTGAGGCCACACCAAATTTCTCAAGCTTGATATCGGATGCTGTTTTCTCTGCCTTTTAATCTTCTCTTCCACCTTTGCCGAACCAGAAGAAGTAAAACGTCACCATAAGAATACTCCAATTAAGAACAAAAATTTCTGATCCCAACATAGATCATGTGTTTTTAAGAATAAACTCCAAACGCATACAATCATGCAAGTAGAAATTACCATATGAAAATGAAACTGTGACCACCTCTCTAAAGCTAAAGAAGCAAACACATCaaccaaaaaataaagaaagaaagaaaaaccatATATACAACCATCATTAccacaaagtttttttttttggtagggtTCCACGGAGTATCAAGAACATTAATAAttcctttttattttataaataaacATACCTTAGATCTTGGAATACAACTTTTTTAACCATAACTTGTATTTTCAAAATGAAACTGTGACGGCTTCTCCAAAATTAAGAAGCAAACACAtcaaccaaaaaataaataaagaaaaaccaCATATACAACCATCCTTAccacaaatttttttttcttttcttttgtgataAAGTACCACAGACTATTAAGAAaattaataattaattttttacaAATAAACATACAATAAAAACTCCTTTAATTAATattcgattatttaataaactctcttaaataatatatTAGCCGGTCCCAAGTcggggacaacgtgccaaatAAAAAATTCGCTAAAATTATAGGATAATACATTTTTGATTGCCCGGGTAGACCCCATGTAAAACATAATCACTAATGCGTTATATATTATATTCATAACATTAGTGATTTATGAAGATTTTAGTATGAAAAATGGTCTTCTATTTTTTGTTGAAATGAATTTCATctttaatttttcttatcatcatAAGAACTTCTAGTGTTTTTTATAACTTAACAAGAAATTATTCAATGTGATTGTCGTTCTAATAATCTCGTTTCGCGagaactttcatcatcttcttcctcaaatTTATCGGTTTCCACAACGCTCTCAATTATTTCTCATCAATCAACAACCTGTAACTGCATTTTCTTTTGGGAGATTGAAGGGTGCTTTGAAAATTAAATATCTTATCTAGAAAATATTTacttaataataatttttttataagttaaagaaaaataattaatattttaaattaatgattattaatttatcagttaattaatatctcgcttaattaataaCTTTTGTTGGTCCTGACAACATTAATatatagagtttctactgtaccTTAGATTCTTGGAATACAACTTTTTTAACCTTAACTTGTATCTGCTAATATTGTTTTTATTCATCAAACATCGAATTATACTCTCTCCGGTGGAGGGATattatcaatttttcattttGACATTATTTTTTAGGtcaaaatgaaaaagtgatattATCTCTTTTGCAGAAACGGATGTAGTATAAAACATATCTTCTAGAAGTCACTATTGCAGTCTACAATATGGTCCCTCAGTTTAGTTCCAggaaagaaaaacacaagacccTAAACTTCAATCCTAGAGAAGCTTTCAAAGTGAAACCAAGAAACccaagtttatctagtttaataaCTACCGTAAAATTTGATAGTCATGCTATCTAGATACAAAGAACGAAACAAAACAATCCCAAagcaaagaacaacaacaaacaatTCAATAAAACCAGCTGAGAACCGTATACAATACTGAATCTTACTTAACAAAAGACATTTGGTCGAACAGGTACTGTGCAATATTCCAAGGGAACTATATGCCCAATGAAATTCCCTAGGTTCAACAAATGATCACAACGACTCAAAGGAAATAACAATTTGTAATGAATGAACAAAACAAAACATTAATCAAATAACTAAATGCTCGAAATTAAGAATAAAATCGTTAAGCAAAACTCCTGAAGGCAGAGTACATGAAAAAAggtttttgttgatgaatgaTTACGTTATAGAATAAATAATCGAGATCTTTGAAGTTCAAACGGTAAGGTTTAGAGTTTAGGAGAaggaaggttttttttttgaaaatggagagaaaatgagaaATATCTGATGTGATATCACATCCTAGTATTTAATAATCAGGAACCGTGTTGTGAAGCATACACGAAAATATCTTACGAGTATTACCACATGAAGATCAGCAGGACGTGACCAAAGCATCAAACTCTTAGACGATTGATAAAACATGACTCACAAATTATTACCACATGGGGACTGGGACTCATTCCTCACAACGATAGCTGGAGATGCTCGCTTATGATTCCGGATATCAATGTCTAGTATCTCCTCAAGTTTGTTACAGTCAACATCTTCACTTCGATCACAACTATATCTTGGCCCGGATATAACTATAAGAGATATGAGTACTTCTACGAATTAAAGACGTGAAGATTCAATCAGAAGGGATTTCATCAGTACAAGAGAAGGACCCACCTATCACACGCCTACACTTGGGTTTACAAATAAATTCTAGGGTTTCCTTCTAAAGACACATGTACCACGGCTCATTCCTAGCACAAGACGTGTCGTAGTATCTCTCAAGGCTAAGGTTTACAGTGGTAAAGGTTTGTGGCTTCTAAAGACATGTACAAGGGCACATACCTAAGGTTTGCTATTCAAACGTTAGGTTAAATAAGAAGTGTTTGGTACCCACGTAGAGTCATTATAATTTGGACTCACACGCGATGTGTACCCACGTAGAGTCATTATAATACGATATTGACTCTTTTTCAATTTATAGGTGTATATAAGATAATTATGACAATCACTAGGGAAATTTACAGTTATAACCACTCACACAAGATGATCACATAACCTTTTGCCCTGGACACATCTCTATGAAGTCATGGCTCAACATGAAAAAGAGATGTAAATTATTGTCTTCAGAAACAACGGGTATTCAAATTCAAGTAAGTATTTAAACAatttatgatgatgataaatgaatttccatcaaatcacttagaaaaacaTAAGAGCTCAAGAACAAGAGTGTTTTTGGtattaataaatcaatgcatcaAGCACataataaaaaaatcataaagattgctcaagtttatatacatacaTGTTTATAATAATTCAATCATGAATCCTACGTCTTCACCAAATATTCAATGtcttacccaacataatatgtgtgtcCTAAtttttgtgcttccctcaccatgtTTCGTACTAGGGCATTTCTTGGGTGAGGGTgcgcacttccaacacaatcaagttatgatgaGGTGAACATTGATTTGTTCACTACAGGCAATTGAAACAAACTTTTTCGCTCTATGgatttcaccatctatagttttcGGCTTAGTTTGTTTCTTCTTCCACATATACTTGCTTTTCACCTTTCGATCATCCTTAAAGGGATCAGTTTTACAACCCTTAAGATATATATCCATCTTCGCCAGGAGATTTATTATAGCATCCAAAATaatggatttttctttttccattatCATGGAATTTTTTGGGAGATCATTCCTCTTGACACTCAATGCACCATTGAAGTTCTTTGGTAGCCAATccgagtgcgtttaggaacaaccataaccttcttcccattattaTTCTTTTCACGATTTCTAGGAGGAGAATTTGATTGacaattcttttgcaagttagtcttttttCTAATTAGGAGCATTGGATATTGTCTCCGtgtttacaaagttatcctttttatAATCATGAAGATTATGGAAAGGTttcatatgacgtttataggcaaagttaggtttatcacaacaataATTCCTTTGACTAAAAGTTGGACCTTTACAACCCATAATATCAAGGTGATTAGCCTTAATATATGATCTAGGTTTGATCACTTCTTGTTATTCCTAAACAAGAACATCGTGAAGATTCTCATTTCTTATGCGAAAACGACATCCCCTTTGCATGTAActtttatttccacaataatagCAAACATAAAGAATATTATTACTTGGATGCATGTGTACTGGCTTAGGAGGTTCATAGGATTTGCTCTTTCAAACATTAACTTCTAGTGAAGATGTTTGACTTTTGACTTCAGTGAAAgcctttggttgagaagaatcactggccttgacaaattttacctctttgctagtacttggagcatctattcccttacaGCCAAATTCTTGTGTATCACGATAATTTTTACTTGCTCTTAGCGTTGAGGTTAATTTGTTCGAGCTAGTATTGAAATTTCTCAAGTTCTCTTCCAACATAtcgattttatcaagagcaacaactaaatcagcTTCAAGGTGTTTTTATCGAGAGTGATAAGcactttctctgtttttaaaactCAATTGATGAGAgctaatccttgcttcagtttctgcaagtttctcttctaacTTATATAAATCTcaacgaagattttcacattcaagTGATTTTTTACTTAGCCTATTTTTATGATCTTTGAGATCGAAGTGTTAGAGGAATTCAAAACATAAATACCTTCGTaaattcttctcaatttcttattttctcgatagggaggagttagaaaaggtgtgagacaagaagtcgtaaaCTTTTTCTTTGCTAAAGGTTTCAAGATCTCGACATACCCTGAGATTTCCTCATCCATATCTCAATCAACATATGCGTCACTTTTATCGGAAAGTTCATCCAAATGTTTTTCTAAGCATGTTTCgcagttatcaacagtttctacatcattaaTAAGGTGAGATTGTCTTGTATATTCACTCGAGATGATTTCATAAAGATTTTTTTCAGATCATGAGATAGAGTCTCGCCAGGTGTTGATTCCAAACTTTGAACAAAGTCATTTTCTGTGCGTTCCATATCCGATAATATTTCTATAGATCAGATCGCTACAAGCACAAACTTATTGAGTATTTATAGTGTTGCCTGCTCTGATATAATTGAAAAGAAGAGGGGACCAAGTATACCATCAACTTTTTTGTTTGGACCTATAAGACAAAACATAATACAATTTCACgtaaaccaacttaatgatcctctgataatatatatatatatatatatatacagtttATCTTTCTTGTACAGTCAgtagtttagatcaaagatccgtGAACCTAACTGTGTAGTAATAtccaagaacaacctagtatgtaCCAAACCATTACACGAACCAAATTCCAACAAGAAAAAGTTTTATAATttatatttcaagatatgagtTCTCAGGAACAAGTCTTGTAGGTCATATACAACTTTAGTTAAAAAGCTCTCTAGGTCGATTATTGAATCACTTGCTTTTAC comes from Papaver somniferum cultivar HN1 chromosome 7, ASM357369v1, whole genome shotgun sequence and encodes:
- the LOC113300098 gene encoding uncharacterized protein LOC113300098 is translated as MNSIFKRLFKAKPNLLPTSSGGDTQQPQEEEDEEEEEEQETAETKISVENNRIAEGVKLFDVVAPMGGEGSTISGSGGVTRVSVSGEDISLVVQVQGSAAAAAASTTTTTSTVIQESVIQEIPNTSSEVGERKNDRLLVSQPQVLEHQKSGFVNEEGGGKKEDLSAGGVEKGKQIELVQDNVFSVGDFVWAKVKNQHWWPGQIYNPLDASSFALKNQEKDHLLVAYFGDQSYTWCKPSELKPFEENFDQIIMQTKAKKFRNAVKEVLNEIGRIVESQMTCSCIPMEAQIGIVKPLAVNPGIKGGVVVPDCRINEFSKMHFEPAKFVSILRYIAEIVVSPTSMLELIVFRRQLAAFNRSRSCGQVPMNQLIPEENARSEVTSKSRQSNGQTGDPEEDWLAAPTIRGISQTSKENWSQISGNKSHQKKKQRTMVDIMANDMDVEPEKGETDAAEEVDTGKSVLTSRKRKKDEVESDSNIADGDLGSRNSVSEMVENKDTNEGTADGEGSNAKHFSRERKKSKYLSPPYTNLGKGSKQWSHSEDSVTETPKGSKGSRVGRRMKKAIDQLFGSSPLVKCSSETFHKAPPDVSFDSMISEQKKIVSEQKSDEMFYEFVTAALDPMYLKENPSCSLIKGFFSIYRSSLYHDGSNYLMFNGGMAEQCDENGNQLEADHQTSKDPELKTLQTKDERMSQIPDNDLKEVNLKDEKTLRSADNVAMIIKRKYEKKKQNPNSDPNIVSTKNENLQSPNGEPLRMKRKYEKKLKSPDSEPKNTVDDKMLQSPNGEAMRVKRKYEKKLKSPNGEFDHIAGTANLQPNPSKEANGQTSGAVLLLNFASGVPLPTKGDLVKEFEKFGALIESKTEVLQDSSSAQVFYRSSTDAEAAFTSSGKITRFGPPNMVSYRLQYPSTTSKGPGLNETSSHQHLPGFSEQHSNSHQATPANQTMPVPPVEVRGPLEFMKHTLQMMTSTLEMSGDKLSPDMKAKLECEIRILLQKVTKGDSSSSQ